The Pyrus communis chromosome 2, drPyrComm1.1, whole genome shotgun sequence genome includes a window with the following:
- the LOC137724488 gene encoding ATP-dependent Clp protease proteolytic subunit 6, chloroplastic-like isoform X1: protein MGALAGFSAPLGFSLASRRSSNSSSLPLLPLSRRNSTPKSTVSALHSPYGDSLATGLSSRTCGSPLKLDGNDFGDTSTRWDFKSMNLFSYGAIEAKKGNPPILPAVMTPGGPLDLSSVLFRNRIIFIGQPVTSAVAQRVISQLVTLATIDENSDILVYLNCPGGSTYSVLAIYDCMSWIKPKVGTVCFGVAASQGALLLAGGEKGMRYAMPNARIMIHQPQSGCGGHVEDVRRQVNEAVQTRHKVDKMYVAFTGQSLEKVQQYTERDRFLSVSEAMEFGLIDGVLETEY, encoded by the exons ATGGGAGCATTAGCTGGTTTCTCAGCCCCTCTGGGCTTTTCATTGGCTTCTCGCCGGAGTAGTAACTCATCATCTCTTCCTTTATTGCCTCTCAGTCGCAG AAACTCAACGCCCAAGTCCACAGTCTCTGCCTTGCACAGTCCGTATGGCGATTCTTTAGCAACTG GGTTATCTAGCAGAACTTGTGGGTCACCTCTAAAGCTTGACGGCAACGATTTTGGTGATACTAGTACAAG ATGGGATTTTAAGTCTATGAATTTGTTTAGTTATGGTGCAATAGAAGCCAAAAAAGGGAATCCACCCATACTCCCAGCTGTGATGACCCCAGGTGGACCATTAGATCTCTCGTCTGTATTATTCAGGAACCGTATAATCTTCATTGGGCAGCCAGTCACTTCAGCGGTGGCTCAACGAGTCATATCCCAGCTTGTGACTTTGGCTACTATTGATGAGAATTCAGATATACTG GTGTATTTGAACTGCCCTGGTGGGAGTACATACTCTGTTTTGGCAATTTATGACTGCATGTCTTGG ATCAAACCTAAGGTAGGAACGGTATGTTTTGGAGTAGCAGCAAGCCAAGGAGCACTTCTTCTTGCTGGGGGAGAAAAGGGAATGCGCTATGCAATGCCAAATGCACGGATCATGATACACCAACCACAGAGTGGATGTGGG GGCCACGTGGAAGATGTGAGGCGGCAAGTGAATGAAGCAGTTCAAACTCGCCAT AAAGTCGACAAAATGTATGTTGCATTTACTGGACAATCTCTAGAGAAAGTACAACAGTACACAGAGAGGGATCGTTTCTTATCTGTTTCTGAG GCTATGGAATTTGGGCTTATCGACGGCGTGTTGGAAACCGAGTATTGA
- the LOC137724488 gene encoding ATP-dependent Clp protease proteolytic subunit 6, chloroplastic-like isoform X2, producing MGALAGFSAPLGFSLASRRSSNSSSLPLLPLSRRNSTPKSTVSALHSPYGDSLATGLSSRTCGSPLKLDGNDFGDTSTSYGAIEAKKGNPPILPAVMTPGGPLDLSSVLFRNRIIFIGQPVTSAVAQRVISQLVTLATIDENSDILVYLNCPGGSTYSVLAIYDCMSWIKPKVGTVCFGVAASQGALLLAGGEKGMRYAMPNARIMIHQPQSGCGGHVEDVRRQVNEAVQTRHKVDKMYVAFTGQSLEKVQQYTERDRFLSVSEAMEFGLIDGVLETEY from the exons ATGGGAGCATTAGCTGGTTTCTCAGCCCCTCTGGGCTTTTCATTGGCTTCTCGCCGGAGTAGTAACTCATCATCTCTTCCTTTATTGCCTCTCAGTCGCAG AAACTCAACGCCCAAGTCCACAGTCTCTGCCTTGCACAGTCCGTATGGCGATTCTTTAGCAACTG GGTTATCTAGCAGAACTTGTGGGTCACCTCTAAAGCTTGACGGCAACGATTTTGGTGATACTAGTACAAG TTATGGTGCAATAGAAGCCAAAAAAGGGAATCCACCCATACTCCCAGCTGTGATGACCCCAGGTGGACCATTAGATCTCTCGTCTGTATTATTCAGGAACCGTATAATCTTCATTGGGCAGCCAGTCACTTCAGCGGTGGCTCAACGAGTCATATCCCAGCTTGTGACTTTGGCTACTATTGATGAGAATTCAGATATACTG GTGTATTTGAACTGCCCTGGTGGGAGTACATACTCTGTTTTGGCAATTTATGACTGCATGTCTTGG ATCAAACCTAAGGTAGGAACGGTATGTTTTGGAGTAGCAGCAAGCCAAGGAGCACTTCTTCTTGCTGGGGGAGAAAAGGGAATGCGCTATGCAATGCCAAATGCACGGATCATGATACACCAACCACAGAGTGGATGTGGG GGCCACGTGGAAGATGTGAGGCGGCAAGTGAATGAAGCAGTTCAAACTCGCCAT AAAGTCGACAAAATGTATGTTGCATTTACTGGACAATCTCTAGAGAAAGTACAACAGTACACAGAGAGGGATCGTTTCTTATCTGTTTCTGAG GCTATGGAATTTGGGCTTATCGACGGCGTGTTGGAAACCGAGTATTGA
- the LOC137724487 gene encoding uncharacterized protein, with translation MEGNRNLKRPFFEDDSSGKPPAQKRVRFPKGKKARPEDEAALKSIPVEAIGPTPAAATDPRAAAKERAKRRSQITTELFTEDAAGVLSDVSAAEVTYKDYEDFVEDGIRIEPFNLNKEREEGYFDANGNFVEYANKNEVKDAWLDSVEVVTKYAGKDIVVTKDYDDVQDLSSDDIGKIKRRIADVLEPGETVLHALRRLKGTPKNKKEKMSAETKIVFDQLTEDAMNLMDNGESNVYHEKKEIFEREAEGYESLARARREPTSISVYQERSVLGMEWESSDVTNPGAPSSILPETSVATSSSNATTVEISSNGDDAFDMFAEDDEHAIAKPSEGSNVISDPNSYCVSSPSSNNLNNYSENGVLQNDYVFDESSGYYYSSSLGYYYDPSTGLYCSASSGLWYSFNEETGVYDEIHQTTTTVS, from the exons atggaagGCAATCGGAATTTGAAACGTCCCTTCTTCGAAGACGACAGCTCCGGCAAACCTCCGGC GCAAAAGAGGGTTCGGTTCCCTAAGGGGAAGAAGGCGAGGCCGGAAGATGAAGCGGCACTCAAATCCATACCTGTGGAGGCCATTGGGCCGACTCCGGCGGCGGCGACGGACCCTCGGGCCGCCGCCAAAGAGCGTGCCAAGCGCCGCAGCCAAATCACAACTGAGCTCTTCACTGAAGACGCTGCAGGCGTTCTCAGCGATGTCTCTGCTGCTGAAGTTACTTACAAG GATTACGAGGACTTTGTTGAGGATGGGATTCGAATAGAACCTTTCAACTTGAACAAGGAGAGGGAAGAAGGTTATTTTGATGCAAATGGAAATTTTGTTGAATATGCCAATAAAAATGAAGTCAAG GATGCATGGCTTGATAGTGTTGAAGTTGTTACAAAATATGCCGGAAAAGACATTGTAGTAACAAAAGACTATGACGATGTCCAAGATTTATCTTCTGATGACATTGGGAAGATAAAAAGACGTATTGCTGATGTGCTTGAACCAGGAGAAACG GTTCTACACGCTTTGAGAAGATTGAAGGGAACACCTAaaaacaagaaggagaagatgTCAGCTGAAACGAAGATAGTATTTGACCAGTTAACTGAAGATGCCATGAACCTGATGGATAACGGTGAATCCA ATGTTTATCATGAGAAGAAGGAGATTTTTGAGCGTGAGGCAG AAGGATATGAGAGTTTAGCACGGGCAAGAAGGGAACCCACATCTATTAGTGTATATCAAGAGAGATCTGTTCTCGGCATGGAGTGGGAGTCCTCTGATGTAACAAATCCTGGAGCACCCTCTTCAATACTGCCGGAAACTTCTGTGGCTACATCCAGTTCTAATGCAACCACTGTAGAAATCTCAAGTAATGGTGATGATGCATTTGATATGTTTGCAGAAGATGATGAACATGCAATTGCTAAACCTTCTGAAGGAAGTAATGTGATTTCTGACCCTAATTCTTATTGCGTCAGCTCACCGTCATCAAACAACCTAAACAATTATTCAGAGA ATGGAGTTTTGCAAAATGATTATGTGTTTGATGAGTCTTCtgg GTACTATTATAGCAGCAGTTTGGGATATTATTATGACCCATCTACAGGACTCTATTGCTCTGCTTCATCAGGGCTATG GTACTCATTCAATGAGGAAACTGGTGTATATGATGAGATTCACCAGACTACAACCACTGTGAGTTGA